In Gracilinanus agilis isolate LMUSP501 chromosome 1, AgileGrace, whole genome shotgun sequence, the sequence AAGGAGTTTTTAATATGCTTTCCCAAGGTCTAATTCCCAGCCCGCCCTAAGAGAAAGGTCCTTTGTTTTCATAGGCCCTTGTGAGTCTGCTACAGGGAGAGCGGTTTAGAGATTTAAGCTCCATCATCGTGTACTGTAACCGGAGGGATGAGACTGTACGTGTGGCTGCCCTAATCAGGACTTGTCTTCAAGAGTCTTGGCGCCTAGAACCTTCTAAGGACTCCCCAGGACCCAGAGGTAAGGCCTTGAGAGAAGCATGGGGACTCAGCATTAGgaaatcacaggatttagaactaAATTGGACCAATGATGATAATGGTGCCTCAATCtacaaagcatttaacaaatttCTCATTTGGTTCCTATAACAAtactgggaggtagatgctgttgttatcctcattttatagttggggaaactgagacagaaagtggTTCAGCGACTTGCCtagtatcacatagctagtatgatGTAAAGACCAGATATGAACACAGATCTTAACCAGCTTAAGATCCTGCACTCTCTCCGCTGTACCACCAACTACCTAGTAATTTGACAGATCAATTAACcaaaatctagaaaaggaagataaCTTAAGGTCAAGAATGGGGAAAACAAGGATCAGCCTTGATTGGTCCTTCCAGTCCTTGCTTCAAGAGAAACCAGGTATACATGCACAACAAAATGAGAATAGAATCCCAAAACCCAAGCTCCCCATGTCCTAATCTGACTACTGGACCCCCCCCCCAAGCATTTCTCCTTAGGTTAAAGCCACCAGGGCTTTAGGCCAAAGCCCAAGCACAGTCTTTTTGGAGAAAGGGAGCTCCCTCACTTCCCACAGTGGCATTTCCCACAAAGCATGGGCTCTGATCCTTCCTCAGAACCCCAATGAATCCTTCCTATTCCTGGGTCTGGCCTCTAGTCACCATTATGTAGTGGAAAGAGGTGCCAGAACTCAAATCAAAGCACCCAAGCCTGAGTTTTAGCACACCAAGTGTGTGACCTTGTAAGATGCCTTGCCCTTGCAATCAGAAGACAGGAGTTTGAATTCCAGCCTCaccacttaccagctatgtgaccatagacaagtcccCTCACTTCTCTGGCATCACCTTCTCCCTTTGTGAAAAAAGGAGCTTCTACTTGATGATTTCCAGGGTCtctgaattctgaaattccaGGCCTGCCTCCAAATCTGTATCATACCATGTTAAGTGGAAATGGTATTATCTATTTGCCCAAAAGTGCTAtatatcagggggcagctgggtggctcagtggattgagagccaggcctagagacaggaggtcctaggttcaaatccggcctcagacacttcccagctgtgtgaccctgggcaagtcacttgacccccattgcctacccttaccaatcttccacctataagtcaatacacagaagtaaagggtttaaaatttaaaaaaaaaaaaaaagtgctatatATCAAATTGCTAGACTTTTCAAAGAGGGtttggaaagagggaggaaatttgaaactcaaaatttttacaagtggaaaaaaatttttttcctaaaagagctaagtaaatgctattattgcaTGTATGCATGGAGTTGTTATTAATAAACCTGCCTCCCAGCTTCCCTGTTCCTTTTGCAGGGCGCCTGCCAGAGGCTGTGGCAGAGGCATATCATGCAGGCCTATCAGCCTCTGAGAGGCGGCGGGTACAGCGGGCCTTCATGCAAGGTCGACTTCGGGTGGTGGTAGCCACAGTAGCATTTGGAATGGGACTGGACCGGCCAGATGTACGAGCTGTGCTGCACCATGGGCTTCCTGGAAGCATTGAGAGCTATGTGCAGGAGATTGGGAGGGCTGGGCGAGATGGGCTGCCTGCCCACTGCCACCTCTTCCTGCAGCCCCAGGTCAGTCCCCAATGCTCAGACTCTCCAGAATTAGTCTGCACCCTTTGGTATTGCCCCTCAGTTCCACGTAAGCCCTGGGGGGCATGGAGATGGCAGGTTCCCCCTTTAAGTCCCTCTACCTGAGCCTCATCCCACAACCCACAACACTGCTTATGATTTCGTAATTTGGGATATTCCTTGGCTCCTCTTCAATACGAGCCCTTGGAAAGACAAATGTCTGACCCTACTCTTCTCCTCACTGTAGGGAGAAGACCTTCGAGAACTGCGCAAACACATCTACGCTGACACTGTAGACTACCTGACTCTCAAGAAATTGGTGCAGAGGCTGTTTCCCCCATGCACCTGTTTAAAGCAGCTCCAACAGCCACAGGTGCTGGTGGGTTTGAGGACAGAAGACTATCATTAGAGGAGCCCATAACCCCTCTCTTTCCAAGCTGAGCCTTTGGAAACAAGAGGGATCAGTGTGGAGTGGGGGACTAGGGGGTCAACACAGGAGCTTCTTCAATCCCTGGTCCTATATGTTGTGCCCACTGGGGAAGGATATTCACTTGGGGAGCCCTGGTGacttttttggggtggggagatGTCTTTCTGCAGGATGCTGAGTTGAATGATGGGGAGATCCTGGAGGCACTGGAGAAAGAGAGCTCTACCCACTGCAGTCAAGAGATGCAGGAAATACCCAGCTCAGGAGGAGAGGGTGCACAGAAGACTGGTCCCCAGGAAGAAAGTGAGGTTCCTGCCAGTGTACCGAGAGCCTGCCCAGGCCATGAACGTGCCTTCTCTATTCAGCAGATGGTGGAGACCTTGGACATGCGCGAGGAGGGTAAGACCCTGAAATTCTTTCTGCTGGACAAGCAAGCCCTGGCCCTGGTTTCTCTTagctctctcttctatttctgtaGTTCTTATAATCCTGTGCAAATTAATATCAgtattatagatgagaaaatggaggctagcttggaaagttaaatgacttgcccatgtttACTGTCAGAAACAGGACTCAAAACTCCCCATTTTCTTGTCTTCTGAGACAATGTTCTTATCCCCACGTTGTAGCTTTACTCATtatttcaaaggatcatagattttggagCAGGAAAAGGCCCCGAGGATCATCTAGacaagtcaacaagcacttattaaacagctactgtgtgccaggcactgtgctaagtaagcactggggatacaacaaaaaggcaaacaaaacaaaaacaaagctcAACAGGCTAATGGGGAGACTACATGCAAACTAGAAATATTCAGGATAAATGAGGAATAATCAACAAAAAGAAAGCACTAGTACTGaggggaatcaggaagaacttctcatagaaagtagaatttaatctgagacctgaaggaagccagggaaggaaaATGATGGGAGACAGTGAAAACAGACATGGAGAACATGGCATGTCATGTGCAAGAACCTGCAAGGAGGCTgatgtcactggatcacagagtatgtgtAGTAAgatataagactggaaaggtaggagggagtcAGGTTATGAAGacagattttacatttgatcctagaatCAAACAAAGGAGCCACTGGATTTTTGATGAATAGGGGAGGTGGTGTGGTCAGATCTGTGCCAATCTGACAGCAGAGTAGAAGAGGATGAACTAGAAGACAtatatttgaggcagggagaccaactaGCTAGCATccagatgtgaggtgatgagggcccaCACCTGGCTGGTGGCAGTGTCACAGGAGAGATGAGAGATATCATGAgggtagaattgacaagatttggcaacagatgTGATATAGGAATTGAGGGTGAGGAGCTGAGCATGAAACCCAGGATGCAGGGTTAGGGTGTCAAGGAAGATGGTACTATCAAAGGTACCCCCCCAACATAGGAACATCAGGAAGAAGGGAAGCGTTTGGGAAGAAAGATAaattgagttttgttttggatatgttgagtttaagttaTGCATAGGACATTTAGTTTGAAGATGCAAGACTGAAGATTAGGGCTAGATATGTACATCTGAATAATTAGCCCAGAGATAATTGaatctacaggaactgatgaagGCACCCCCAGTTAGTTGGTATAACCTGAAGGGAGACCCAATGAAGGAGACTGGAATTCTAactcttcattttgcattaaATGAGATGAGGAAGTTGGTCATCCCATCTCTTACCCTGCTTTAGCCTCCATCTTCCCCATGAAACTGGCCACCAGTCAGACACTAGAAGCACACATCATCTCTGACCCTAGCCTATGGGAAAGGGCAGGACCTGGGGTCAAGATGCCTCAGGTCTCTCATGACTTATTTCCCTTTTGCACTTTGCCAGCCATTGAGACACTGCTCTGCTACCTGGAGCTCCACCCTAGAAGTTGGCTGAAGTTGCTGGCCCCGACTTTTGCCACTTGCCATTTGAAATGCTATGGTGGGCCCCCGCAGCTCCAGGCCTTGGCCAAGAGGTAAGGAGATCTTGTGACCAATATCCCACAAGAGTTGGATGGATCTGAATCACTTCTACCTCTGgcttgaaatccagcctcaggctaGTGGCTTTGCATGGAAGGATACACTGAAAAAAGGTAGAACTAAGACCTACTCACTACATTTGGCATCACCTTGAGGACCAAGGCAGGCACCTTTTTATAGGTGATGGTGGGAGTCCAGGAATGTGTCTTTTAGGGGCCaaggagccaaagcaggcctctttctcccttctgccCCATGTCAGGTGCCCCCCTGTGGCTATGGGCCTGACTCAACAGCAGCCAGCCAAGGCCAAAGGCAGGAATTCCCTAGACTTCAACGTGGTGGAGCTGGCTGACTCAATGGGCTGGGAATCAGCCCTCGTCCGGCGAACACTGAACCAGCTACAATGGGAAGTGGCTCCTGGAAAGGGTAAGGGGGTATATGTGGGCTCTTCCCCCTATATATACCCTGCCTCCTCTCCTACAGCTTGGCCTCTAACCCTGTTAAAGGTGTCTTACAATGAGGCTTCCTCTTCCCTAAATATGTATACCTCACAATGAGAAAGACTTCCTGGCAGGGCCTGGGGGCAAGGAGAATAGAGGAAAGGGACTGTGTCTGGGACAGGACCTTTGGCTAGTTAAGAGCAAAAGTCTAACCATTCTTAGGTGACCTGAAtgacccctcttccctccttgatGCAGGAGCTCCTCGTCGTACAGGGATCCTGGTGGAGTTTAGGGACCTGTCATTCCATGTGCGATCCCCAGGCCTGACAGCCTTTGAGCAGGATGAAATTTGTGACTTTCTGCACCAGCGAATCCAAGCCCGAGAAAAAGAAGCTCTGGCTCAGCTACGGGCCACTTTCCAGGCCTTCCAAAGGTATGGGGAAATTAGGAACCAGGAACTGAAGATGGTGTTGGCCCCCACCTCTCCTGGAAGCCTTCTCCCCTCCTTGGAGGCTGAAGTGGGTTTCTTGTTACTAGTTACTACAAGGAGAAGCCTACCTCCTTCAACACAATTCATGAGGCTGGGACCCTAGAGGGTGGAAGGcagaaccccctcccccccagcacATACTGGCAGACATCATTTGAAGTCGCTTTGGCTGCATTATTTTATCATGTGTCCTGCTCTGCTTCTTAGGGTGGCTTTCCCCAACTGTGGGCTCTGCATGGAACATGCAGATGAAGAAAGGAGTGACCAACTAAAGGCCCTGCTTACCCATTACTTTGAGGAGGGGACAGAAGCACTTTTTGAAGACCAATTCAGGGAAGAGAGTGAGCAGAATCATGACTTTGGTCAGGCCAGAGTAAGTGTCACTAGTCTCCAAAGTCAACATCCCTCCCTTGGAAAAGAACCCAGGCTTGGATGCACTGTGGGAGATAGAAAAGGGAGAAACATAGACCATCCCCTCAGCGAGAGACATTACTTACCCACTTCAGACATTTGAAATGTGTGCCATGGTCAGAGAATCTCAGAAGGTAGACTTCACAGGTGCAGAGACAAGAAAAAACAGTGGGAGGTAACCATGGGAGGTGACCATGAGACCTGTCTGACCAGAGGCCTACTGAGAATGAATTTGGGTAAACTGGGGCCATTCGTTATTATTAAGCTGGAGATTGTTCTTTAAGATACTCTCCATTATCTGCTTGACCTTCAGCCCTGCTGCAAGCTGAGGAGAGTTGGGGAGGATTGTGGATTAAGCATTATCTTCTTTAATGAGAACTTAGCTTGACCTGGCCCATTTGCCTAGAGCCCTGAATCTTCTGGCTGCTGGTACAGCCTGGTAGGCCTGGCCCAACTCCTCCTCACTATTTACCCTCATGTTACACAGCTCCAAGACTGGGAGAGTTCAATCTGCTCTGACATCCGCCATTTGCTATCCATCCGGCAGGAGGAGAAGTTCTCAGGCAGAGCTCTTGCCAGGATCTTTCATGGCATTGGTGAGAGATGGGCCTCCTGCTTTTTTGCCTTCTTATTATTCCCCATCACTAGGACCCAACTGAACGTCCCTGGGATCATTCTCAGCACCCAACTCCCCTGAGAGGAATTCCTACTTTCTCTGGGCCCATTGCTGGCATTGGCATAGACAGGACCATTTCCAGTCCCAGTGTAGTAGGGTACTAAGCTTTTCCATCCTGGATCTCATGCCCCTGTATCCCCATCTCATGCCCACAGGAAGCCCCTGTTACCCAGCAGAGGTTTATGGAAAGGACCGTCGATTCTGGCGGAAATACCTGCACGTGAGCTTCCCCAGCCTCCTCCGCCTAGCCACAAGAGAGATTCTTGCCTGGAAATGAATCTGAAAGGGTCTCATCCCATCATTCCCATCAGAAAGTTGCTGCCACCCTCAGTGAGAGTTGACTGATCAGATGCCCACCTCCTGCTTTCTGCAGGAAAAAGGCATGTGGTACCAGACTGGAAACACACCCCAACTACCATTTACTttctaaaaggagaaaggacaatcttcaaagcagaaaataaaaggttcaatatttttattgatactgAAAATAGATCCCAGGGTCTAGCCTTGGTTTAGGGTGTGGGAAGCAGGAAATGAGACAgtgttctcttcattttctccccCTGTTCAACCCAGGTTACTGGGAGCTAAGTCCAAGTACAGCAGGGCTACCAGGGAGAGGACAAGGAAGAGTGTGAAACATAGCCCCAGGCCCAGCCCATCTGCCAGGGCTCCAGCCCCTGTGGTCAGCAGCAACTTCCCCAGTAGCTCCAGTGTGGCCAGGAAGCTGTAGTGAGTAGACTAGGGAGAAGAGAGGGCAGAGCCTAAAGGGATCCTAAAGCCCCACAATGCACCACAATTTCCCCTAAAAATGACCATTCGTAGCATGCATCTCTCCTTCCCACATTGACAGGGCTCCCCTGAGTGCTGCAAAGTCCCAGAATATAGATGCTTCCTAGAGTGAGTCCTCTGCCATTTGGGGAGTGCCTCAGCTGCCATTTATACTAAACCTTTGCCATCTCGGGGGAAGGAGCAGCCCTCATCTCCATCTAAAGGAGCCTGATCAGGCTGGGGGACCCAAGATTACCCCCAATACACACACCACCACCCTGCCAAGTACCTGGATTGTGCTGTGTGCTTGCTGACTACAGTGCATCATGAGAGCAAAGGTGAGAGTAGTCACAGTGCCACTCAGAAAGTGCTGGGGGCCAAGGCTCACCAGGGCAGCTCCTGACAAGGTGAAAGGTCAGTGCCAGTCAACAGTCCCCTTCTGTCCTTCACTTCCCCAAAATCTGCCCTGAGGGACACCACTATCCACAAACCAGTCCCTTTCTGTAGCACCTCTGCCTGTGCCAAGACCCTGCATTCCTGCTCACCTTTTAAAAGGCTCCCCAGGCTGGAGCTAGGGAAGCAGAAGAGCAGAGCCATCTGGAAGGCTAGGGCCCCAATACGCAGTTGGAGAAGGGGCTTCAGGAGAGGCAGGGGCTGCCTAGgtagagggggagagggagggctCAGGTCAACGTTGATCCAACttcccctccatccctcccctccgTGATGCTTCTCTTACCTGTGCCTGGCAAGAAGGACACCACCCAGGGAAGAGCCAGCAATGGAGAAGCCCACGGCCACCATGCCATTCCACAGCCCCACTTCTGTAGCTGATACCCCCTGGTCCAGCAGAAAGAGAGGGAACATGCTGATGGCACCTTGTTCACCTGGGCATGGGACAGACATGGGACAAGGTTAGCTGAGCAagccttcccccccccaaaagtgGGTCTTGGCACTTGCCTGGCCTTCACAGTCAAGTCCAGCCTCCTCCAGGAACCTTTCCTTCACTGCTAGAGAATCTCAGAATTTAGGAGATCAGAAGCCAATTCCTTTGTTTTACAAAATTGGCCCAATGGCACACAGCTACTTAGTGGCAGTGCCAGGAtccaaacttgggtcttctgatgCCAATCTAGTGCTCTTCATTCTACCATGCTTCTGCCTATATAAAAGGAATCTCAAAATTGGTCATCTAATCAGGCCTGGAaaagtttgggggtttttttggggggaggggcagctaggtagctcagtaaattgagaaccagtcctagaatatcctgagtttaaatctgtcctagaaaacttcctagctttgtgaccctgagaaagtcacttgactcctattgtctagcccttacctctcttctgccttgaaaccaatatacagtattgattctaagacagaaggtaaaggtttttttgttttgttttgtttttaaacccttaacttctgtgtattgacttataggtggaagagtggtaaaggtaggcaatgggggtcaagtgacttgcccagggtcacacagctgggaagtgtctgaggccggatttgaacctaggacctcctgtctctaggcctggctctcaatccactgagctacccagctgcccccagaaggtaaaggttttaagggATGGGGATGGGAGTCTTTTAAAGACCAATATGTCGAACTcatcatttcacagaagaaaaccaaggtTCCAAGGCTCAATGGGATTTGCTTATCACACAGCAAATTAGAGTCAAATTTGAGGTTAGTCACTTGACTACCAGTGGAAGACTTGTCCCCAACCaaactgctcattttacaaatggggaaactaaagcCCAAAAGTTGTGTGGCCCAGGGATAAGACCTTGACACTCACCCAACTTATAAAGAAGGACAAAGCCAGCAGTCCAAGGAGTCCCTGGCACAGCCAGGAGGGCTCGGATCCCTCGAGATGGGTAGCAATGGCTCTCCTGGGCCTGCAGGGGTGGGAACTGCAGAGCAGGGGCCCACCAGGCTACAGCAGCAGTCAGTGCATAGACTGCGGCAAGCCCAAGAAAGAGGGGCCCCCACGTGAGGTCGGGAGCAACCGCCAGGAGCCCCCCACCAGCGAGGGCCGCTCCTAGCTTGTAGGCCACCACCTGGACCGTGTTGCCTGGGCCCAGTTCAGCTGGAGCCAGCAGTCGCACGGCCAGTCCGTCCAAGGCCACGTCCT encodes:
- the MFSD3 gene encoding major facilitator superfamily domain-containing protein 3, which produces MGCKLALLGVLYLVQGLPHGLQAGLLPLLLRSHGLSLTRVGLTRALHAPWLLKVVWAPLVDRSGSQRAWLALSTGALGLLCSLLAALPPVSGSASSGMPAGAAVLLLLLNAGAAVQDVALDGLAVRLLAPAELGPGNTVQVVAYKLGAALAGGGLLAVAPDLTWGPLFLGLAAVYALTAAVAWWAPALQFPPLQAQESHCYPSRGIRALLAVPGTPWTAGFVLLYKLGEQGAISMFPLFLLDQGVSATEVGLWNGMVAVGFSIAGSSLGGVLLARHRQPLPLLKPLLQLRIGALAFQMALLFCFPSSSLGSLLKGAALVSLGPQHFLSGTVTTLTFALMMHCSQQAHSTIQSTHYSFLATLELLGKLLLTTGAGALADGLGLGLCFTLFLVLSLVALLYLDLAPSNLG